The DNA sequence CGTCAAGGTCAGCCTCGCGATGGTCATCCTCGGACTGTTCCGGGAGTACATCGCGGAACGGCCCTCCCAGGCGCGGACGATCCTCGCGCTGGTCGCCGCGGTCGGGCTCGGGCCGGCCGTTCACAACACGCTGCTGTTCATGGTGGGTTAACACTACCGGGGGCGGTCCGGTCTGACAGAATGACGGTCACCGCCACTAGATTTTTATCAGCGACTCTCGTGCACCTACTATCATTGAATGGCTTCAGTATCGGTTCTCGTGGCCGGCCACGTCAACTGGGACGTGACCCTTCGGGTCGACAGACTTCCCGAACCTGACGGCGAGGCCTCGATCCGCTCACAGCGCCAGTCCGGAGGGGGCAGCGCTGCCAACGTCGCCGCTGCACTCGCCGGGCTGGGCGTCGAAGCCGAACTCATCGGTAGCGTCGGCGACGACGACCACGGCCTGCTCGCCCGCCGCGAACTCGAGACCGCGGGTGTCTCGCTGTCGGGTGTTCGCGTGATCGAAGACGCAGACACTGCCGTCAAATACCTGCTTGTCGACGACGACGGCGAGGTCGCGATTCTGGGCAACGACGGTGTCAACGAGGCTGTCACGCCCGCCGACCTCGAGCCGGCCCGGATCCGTGCGACCGACCACGTCCATCTGACCGGCCAGCGACCCGACACCGCCGCAGCGATCGCACAGCTCGCAGACGACGCCGGGATTTCCGTCAGTTTCGATCCCGGTCGTCGACTCGCCGACCGCGACTACGACGATGCGCTCGCGCTCGCCGACATCGTCTTCGTGACCGATCGAGAAGCGACGGCGCTGCTCACGGACGAGTCGCCAGCGCCGATGGTCGACGACCGGATCATCGTCGTCACCTGTGGTGCTGACGGCGCGGAAGCGTACACTCCGGACGGCTCGCTCGCACATTCGGGGTTCGACGTCGAGCCGGTCGACACAGCCGGCGCAGGCGATGCCTTCGCCGCGGGCTTTCTGTCGACCTGGCTCGAGGACGGGTCGGTCGATCGTGCACTCGCGTACGGGAACGCCTGCGGGTCGCTGACTGCCAGTCGTGATGGCGCGCGGAGTGCGCCGGCGGCTGCGACCGTCGAGGACGTGCTCACGCAGTGAGTGGAATAGTTGGTTTTTTAACACCCTCGCTATCGTCGAGCACCGCTACAGTCGGGCGATCTTCACCCGATGGAGTCTGACGGTAATTATATACGAAGCGACGTTGGCCACTCGAGTGAGACGGTCACGCTATCGTGACTGAGAGACATGACGAAAGGAAGGGTAACCGAGTCCAACGGATGTAGCCCCAGACGGCGCATCCAGTACGAACGAGACGCCGACGAGTCGCCGAGCATCGCCGCTGCCATGGCACTGGCCCAGTATTTCGGTGACGATATCACTGCGACCAGTACGCGGCTGTACGACTACATCGACCCGGATGCACTCGATAGCCTCTTTGCGGACACGAATCGTGGAAAGAGGCGGACAGCCGGAACGGTCGAGTTCGAAGTCGACGACGCCCTCGTCACGATCCGATCCGACCGTATCGACGTGCGCCCGACTCGGTAAGCGATCCGCCGGGCGCACATCGACGTGGGATTGCGGGTGGTATCGAGAACCGACGCGACGAACCTTTTTTCTCAATACCGACGGAAGCAACCGGTATGACACAGCCCCATCTACTGGTCGACGAGGGAGAGTTGACGGACATCGCGCTCATCCCGGGTGATCCCGGACGGGTCGACCGCATCGCCGACCACTGTGACGAGGCCGAAACGATCACGGAAAACCGCGAGTACAAGATCGTCAACGCCACCTACAAGGGACGAGAACTGACGATCTGTTCGACGGGGATCGGCTGTCCCTCGGCCGCAATCGCCATCGAAGAACTGGCCGCCGTCGGCGTCGAGACGTTCCTCCGGGTCGGTACCACGGGGGCGCTCCAGTCGGACATCGAGATCGGCGACATGGTCGTCGCGACCGGCGCGGCGAAAAACGAGGGGACCACCAAACGGTACGAGGCCGTCGAGTACCCCGCCGTGCCGGACTACGAGGCGCTGTCGGCGCTGGTCGACGCCGCCGAAGCGAACGACGAGGACGTCCACGTCGGCCCCATCGCCTCCGACGACGCCTTCTACGCCGAAACCGATGAGGCCGTCGCCGACTGGGAGGACGCCGGCCTCCTCTGTGTCGAGATGGAAGCCGCCGCCGTCTTCTCGCTGGCTCGCCGAAAGGGGCTGCGCGCTGGCGCGATCTGTACCGTCGACGGCAATCTCGTCGAAGGCACGCAGAAAGGAACCGACACCGACGACGACGAACTCCCCGACAAAGCCAAGAACAACGTCGGTCGTGCGATCGACATCACGCTCGAGGCAGCGACCACCCTGTAACTGGCGACGGTTCGTCTCGTTACGTCTCCTGGTCGGATCGCGGCAGCACCACGAGCGGTCGGTCGGCCTGCGAGAGGAGTTTTCGTTCGACGTCGCCGGAGAGCAGCTTCAGCCACCGGCTTGCGCCACGCGGTGTAAAGACGATCGCCGTCGCGTCGAGTTCTCGAGCGCGGTCTAAAACCGTTGCTGCGACATCGGTGCCGTACAGGAGCTCCGTCTCGAGGGTCACCGATTCGTCGGCCAGGAAGGCGCCGACGCGGTCGAAGATGCGCGCAGCGCGCTCTTCGCGCTGTTCGACGCCTGCCTTGTCGGGTGCGCCACCGGCCTTCTCGATCACGTGGACGGCGTGGATCGTCGGGTGCTCGTCTTCGTCGTCGATCGTGTCGAGAATCGCCTGGCACGTCTCGTCGGCGTCGTCTTCGCTCGCGATCGGAACCACGATCGTCTCGAGGAGGGGTCTAGCCATCGGTCCGCCTCCCGGTGTGGCCGTGTTCGGACCGTCTCGTGTCGTCTCGCAGCGCGATCCCGGCTGGGTTCGCTGTCTGCTGTTCGCTGAAAGACCCGGTCATCGTCCTGGTGTTCCGCCGGAACACGTATAAATCTCCTCGAGACGATCACTGATCGTGTCGGTTCGGACCCTGCTTTCGGTTCTATTTCCGGTTCCGTTTCTGTTTCTCGAGGGGTCCACTGGTTACTGCAGGACAGCTATCACGTCGTGAGCTGCGCTGCGAGCGCTGTCGTCCGGTCGGTCAGCGTGTCGGTCGTCTCAGCGGCGTCCTGTAACGTCTCGTTGATCGTGGCGAAAAGCTGGTCGAACGCGATCGACCCACCGATGTCGTGCCAGTCAGCCGTTTCGCGGGCCTCGAGTCCACAGGTCGAACACGTCTCTTCTTCGAGCGGGGCGAAGCAGCCGTGACAGCGCTCGAGCGCCGACACGACCGTCTCGCTCAGTTCGACGGCCTCGATGAGCGTCGACTGGAGGGCCGTCGCCGTCTCGGTGAACGCCAGAAGTGATGGCCGAACGTCGGAGTCGACAGCCGATTCGAGGGCAGCGAGTTCCTCGAGGCGGGCGTCGACGAGCGCGATCGCAAGCAGAACGTCGCGCCGGGTGTGCTGGTACTCCGACACCGCGTCGTCGCTGTCGACCTCGGTCCCATCGTCGCGGGCGGACTCGAGGGTCGCAGGCAGCGATGTCGACAGCGACGCGAAGGCAGCGAGATCCGAAATCGTCTCACCCTGCAGCCGGGTCGCGTCGCGAACGCGGTGAAACAGCGCGTCGGACTCGATGGAGGCCGCCGCGAGAGATGGCTCGAGCGCATTGAAACAGACCTCACAGACGGTGACGAGGGCGCTTTCGTGAACGGCATCCTCGAGTGGCACGTCACCGATAGGATAGGGATGAAGCGTCGCCGGTTCATCGTCACCACACTGTTGACACGTGAACGCATCGCGGTCGAACACGGCCTCTCTGTCGGCGATCCAGTCGCGTGAAGTCATGGACAAGCGAAGACAGCGCGGCGACAAAAACACACTGGCAGCAGCGACGATCGGGACACCGGCGGCGAGAACCAACCACTAACACACAGCGCCACGAAGCCCCGCTATGACCGACACACCGGACGAAACCGATCGACCGACCGACTCGGACACAGGTGATCGCTTCTCCCTCGAGCGTGCAGGCGACCGCACGGACGTCGCCGAACTCTTCCGCGAGTTGACGGCCGCTGTCGAGTCGGGACGACCGGTTACCTTCTCCGACGACGGCCAGACGGTCAGCATCACGGTTCCGGACCGCGTCGTCGCCGGACTCGAAGCAACGAGCGAGCCAACTGCCGACCACCCAGTCGCCGAACTGGCCCTCACACTCGAGTGGGACGACCCCGACGGCTCGAGTGTTCGGGTCACCGATCGTGACGAGGACGACGCGACGGACGCCGAGCCGACCGACGGCGATGGCCGAACCAGCCGCTTCGAGGTCTACGAGGATGCGGCGGGCGAGTGGCGCTGGCGACTCGTCCACTGGAACGGCAACATCATCGCCGACAGCGGCGAAGGGTACGCCTCACGGTTCAACGCCGAACGGGCGGCTCGCGGCGTCATGCGAAACGCGCCGACGGCGAGCATCCAGCGACGCGATTGAGACGGACTCCTGTCAGTCAGTGCCGGTGGGACCGTGACCCGCACTGCGGTCCCACCGGGAACTCGGGACAGCAGACCGTATGAGACGGACTACCGCCGAACGTCGCCGTCGAGCTCGAGATCGAGGTCGGCCGACCAGTCGATACGCTCGTACTCGAGCGACGGGGTCGAATCGACCGGGACGGCGTTGTACTCCCGGAGGAACGCGACGATCCCGCTCGTTCCGCCGAAGTCGCCTCGATACTGCCGGAACAGGCGTGGGACCGTCGCTTTGGCAGCGTCGTGATCGTAGGAGACGTTTTCCTCCAAAAACCACTCGATGGCGATGTCCAGTTCCTCGTCGACATCGCGAGGTGAGTAGACCGCGATCGGCGGACAGTGGTCGGCCCCGTGACTCAGCGCGAAGTGGATCCGTGGATCACACGACTCGAGGCGGAACTGCCGTTCGAACGACGAGGGAAATAGGCGTGGCAGATAGCCCATCCCCCACGGCAGTTTCGAACTCCGAAGCAGTCCGTGCTCGATGTCGTTGAGACTCAGCCAGACCCCACTGATCGGGATCTGATCGCGTGCGAAGAACTTCCACTCGTCGAGCAGCCCGCCCTCGAATAAGTCGTCGTCGGCCTCCTCTTCGAGCAAAAGCTGGGCGTACGCGTTATAACAGTTGAGCCAGAACGCGAGCTTTCCCTTGCGACCGGACAGCGCTCGATCCAAGTGCGACCGCTCGAGCGTCGCGAGACGTTCCCGCAACGGGTCCGCATCGCCCTCGGTCTTGACAGTATAGAGGAGATCAGCCGAGAGCGAGAGCGGATCGAGCTGCGTCGACATTCGGGTATGACTTCACGAACCAAGCCCTTGAAGCCGTGTGACGGTTCACTACGACAGTCCTGACTGACGATACGTTCAGGCCGTGGTTTTATCTCGGTAACCCTGGAAATAACACCCGTGAACCTCAGCAAGGGCTTTCTACTGGTTGTCGTTGCCCTCTTTGCGTATCTCTCGTTGCTGCTCGTACTCCCGTTTTCCCAGTACGTTCTCGGCGCCATTCTTGTGGCATACATCCTCTCTCCGATCCAGACCGGACTCGAGAGACGGGGCGGGATTTCACCGTCGATCGCCGCCTTCGCCCTCGTCGCCGCGACGGTTGCGGGTGTCGTCGTGCCGCTGGTCATCGTCATCGCACTGGTCGCAAGCGACGCCCGACGGCTCGTCGAAAACACCGAGACGGGATCGATCGGAACCACCGACCTCGAGCGATACATCGAGGAACAGACCGGCATGAGCGTCGATCTGACAGCCACACTCGCCGACTCCGCACAGGGAATCGGCAGCACGGTCCTCGAGCAGTCGACGGCGTGGTTTAGCGCACTGACCCATACCGCCGTCGGGCTGGGGGTTGCGATCTTTCTGCTCTATTACCTGCTCAAAGACGGGGACGCACTGTTGGCCTGGATCAGGGAGTTGACGCCGCTGCCGGACGACGTTCAGGACGAGTTCTACCGGGAACTGGACGCGGTGATGTGGGCGGTCCTCGTTGGCCACGTCCTGATCGCAATCATCCAAGGAACCCTCGCCGGGCTCGGGCTGGTCGCGACAGGGGTTCCAAACGCCGCGTTCTGGACGGTCGTCATGATTGTCCTCTCGTTGATCCCGCTGATCGGCTCGTTTCTCGTGTGGGGGCCGGCCGTGGGCTTTCTGTTCCTGACGAATGAACCGGTGCTTGCGGTTGGACTTCTCGGCTACAGTACGATCATTGTCGGCCTCTCCGACGACTACCTCCGGCCCCTCCTCGTCGATCGCTACGCCGATCTCAATCCCGCCGTGATCATCCTCGGTGTCCTCGGCGGCGTCTATGCGTTCGGCGTCATGGGACTGTTCTACGGCCCCGTCGTCCTCGGCGCGCTGATCGCGACGCTGAACGTGATGAACGATCACTACAACCGACTCGAGAGAACCCCCGGAATGCAGTAGGAAAACAGCGGTCCCGACGGCCAGACGACCGTTACTGTGACTCGGGCGTGCCCGAGAGCAACTCGTCGACGAGCCGCGTGAACCGGTCGACGAGCCGATCGGGGACCGTCGGTGTCACCGTCGTCAACAGCCGGCCAGTCGCGTCGGGGTTTGCAAGCTCGAGGACGACGCGGTTGTGTTCGTCGTAGCGCTTGTCGACGATCTCGTGCTCGACCAGTCGGTCAAGGTGGTACTCGAGCGTGCTCCGGGCGATTCCGAGCTCGTCGGCGATGTCGTCGGGTGCAGCCGGCTCGTGTTCGATCAGATGCGTGACGATCTCGCGGGCGGTTTCGCGACGGAACAGCGCCAGCGCACTCCGCTCCCACGCGTCGTACTCCGGCGGATAGTAATGTGTCCGGCCGTACCACTCTTCCCGGACGAGGCGATCGTCCTCGAGCAGTCGACGGATATGATACTGGACCTGTCCCGGCGCGAACGCCGACTCCCTGACGAGTTCGTTGAAGTGAACACCGGCGTTGGCCTGAACATGGGCGTGGATCTTATCTCGCGTGTCGGTCATATCGCTGTCTCCCCTCGTGGGTCGTGTCGTCGCCTAGTGGTGGGGGCCATATAACGGGTTCACCGCGTTCTCACTCGCCGAGAACCGCCCAGTTACGGCGTGTAAGCTCGGAGACGGCCAGAAGGGCCGTCGGTCAGGTACTCCGGCAGCCAACTGTATCACAGCCACACGAGCTTTTCACGGACGGACCAAAGCGAATAGGTAGCTGCCCTTCTCAGTACAGATGTCGATCACATGGTGCTCGCGCTGTCGTTTGTCGACGAGTGGCTTGATCCACAACTCGCACCCATCCTCGTCGCCGTTATCATCCTCGCCGTCCTCGGAACGACGGCGCTGTTCATCATCGGCCTCGTCGCATACTCTCGCCGTCGAACAGCCCGTTACGTACTGATAACGACCGTGTTAGGCATACTCGTTGTCCGGTCGGTGATCGGGCTGGGCACTGTCCTCGGACTCACCCCGATGACGGTCCATCACCTCATGGAACACGGCTTCGACTTCCTCATCGCGGTGTTGCTCCTCTATGCGGTCTATCGAAGTGGCTCCTCGAGCCAGAGCCCGCCGCGGGGCTTCAACGAGTGACCGGCGAAGTCATACTGTCGGACAGCAGTCAATACGACGTCGGTCACGAATTCGCGATCGTCTCCACCGGCGACGACCGCAGCAGAGCGACCGACCTTCACGTCGTTCTGTCCGGCAGTATCAGCAACAGCAAGCGATCGGGATCCGTCGGGCTTTTGCCGGCCGACCCCTGACGATGGAACGAGACGGATGGCCCGGTATCACATCGAAACGTATGGGTGTACGTCGAATCGCGGAGAGAGCCGTGAGATCGAGCGACGGCTCCGCGATGCGGGCCACTACCGGGTCGACGGACCGGACGAGGCCGACGTCGCGATCCTCAACACCTGCACCGTCGTCGAGAAGACCGAGCGCAACATGCTCCGGCGGGCCGAGGAACTGGCCGACGAGACGGCGGATCTCTTTATTACCGGCTGTATGGCCTTAGCCCAGGGCGAGGAGTTCGCCCAAGCCGACATCGACGGTCAGGTCCTCCACTGGGACGAGGTCCCCGAAGCCGTCACCAACGGCGAGTGTCCGACGACGACCCCCGACGCCGAACCGATCTTAGACGGCGTCGTCGGTATCCTCCCGATTGCACGCGGCTGTATGTCCGACTGCTCGTACTGTATCACCAAACACGCGACCGGCAAGATCGACTCCCCGTCGATCGAGGAAAACGTCGAAAAGGCCCGCGCACTGATTCACGCCGGCGCGAAAGAGATCCGCATCACGGGCCAGGACACCGGCGTCTACGGCTGGGACGAAGGCGAGCGCAAGCTTCACCGCTTGCTCGAGGAGATTTGTGCCATCGACGGCGACTTCCGGGTCCGCGTGGGGATGGCTAACCCGAAAGGCGTCCACGGCATCCGTGAGGAACTCGCCGCGGTCTTCGCCGAACACGACGAACTCTACGACTTCCTGCACGCGCCGGTCCAGTCCGGCAGCGACGACGTTCTCGGCGATATGCGCCGCCAGCATCAGGTCGAAGAGTATCTCGAGGTCGTCGACACCTTCGACGCAACACTCGACTACTGGACGCTGTCGACGGACTTCATCGTCGGCTTCCCCACCGAGACCGACCACGACCACGCACAGTCGATGGCCCTGCTGCGGGAGACCCGCCCGGAGAAAATCAATGTGACGCGCTTCTCGAAGCGACCGGGCACCGATGCCGCCGACATGAAGGGGCTGGGCGGCACGGTCAAGAAGGAACGCTCGAAGGAGATGAGCGAGGTCAAGCGCGAGCTCGTCGCCGACGCCTACGCGAACATGGTCGGCAAGCGTCGCGAAGACTGTCTCGTCGTCGAGGAGGGGACCGCCGACTCCGTCAAGTGCCGCGACTCCGCCTATCGCCAGATCATCATCCAGAACGCGAGCGAGTACGGCCTCGAGCCCGGCGACTTCGTCGACCTCGGGATCACGGCCCACGAGACGATGTACGCGTTCGGAACGCCGGTATAGCGTTCACACCCAGTGGGCCGTCCACCGGACATCGATTTCTTGCCGCAAGCGGCCCGTACGACTCGTGTTATTTATCCTCTCCCGACTCGACGACGACAGCGCTGTCCGCGTCGGGGACGGTCGTCCCCTCCTGTGTGGCGAACGCCTCGTGGACGTGCTCGTAGGTTGCCTCGAGTGCTTCGACGATCACCGTGGTATCGCTCAACACCGGCATGAAGTTGGTGTCGCCCTGCCAGCGTGGGACGACGTGGGTGTGTAGATGGTCGTCGATCGAGCCACCTGCCCCATTTCCGAGGTTCAAGCCGGCGTTGAACCCGTCTGGCTCGAGTGCATCCTCGAGCGCATCGAAGGTTCGCTGTTTCAAGCGGGCATGATCGAGGAGAATCTCGTCTTCAAGCGCCGCATACTCGCCGGTGTGTGCGTATGGAATTACCATGGTGTGACCCGGGTTGTACGGATAGTTGTTCAGCATGACGAACGCGTGATCGCTTCGCGCGACGATCAGGTTCTCCCGGTCGGTCTCCTGCTCGGGGAGTTCACAGAAAACACAGTCCTCGATCTCCGTGTTCTTGTTCTCGCGTCTGATCCACTCGATACGCCACGGTGCGAACACCTGCTCCATACAGGTGGTCTCTCGAGGCGTGGTTAAAGGGTTTCAGCTCCGACACCCGCGTCAATCAGTCCGATACACCAAGATAGGAGTCATAGTAGATTACAATTATGTCTTGAAGGGGTATGAGTTACCCGTAAACAGTCGCGAACGCTCTGTGTCGTTTTTTCGACGAAGTTAACGCTGTCTTGCGATTTTGGAGTTGCACGCTGCAAAATGAAGCAGGGGTTTAAGGTAATGCTACGACAGGTAATATGACAATGGCAACGACTGACGATTCCTTTAACGGGATGACCGAGCACTGCGATGAATGCGATCTCGAAACTCTCCACGAGGTGTCCGTTCAGATCCGTACCGAGAGCCTCAAGAAAGAGAACGCACAGTTCTCTCGCGAGCCCTACCGTGTGGCGGAATGTCAACGGTGTGGCAATCGCACGAGTCAGCGGATGAACAACGCCTGACTGACCCCCACGGTTCGATCAACACCGTCCGTTGCTCGGTCTCCCGTGGTCGTCATTTCCTCCACGATTTCTCCCGGTCCGATTCTGCGGTTGCCGATGTCGATCGCCGGTGACTGTCGTTATCGCGCCGTCGTCACTTCGCAGCCGTCCTCGGTGACGATGATCGTATGCTCTTTCTGGCTAACGAGATACCCGTCATCCTCTTTGAGAACGGGGTACCCGTGGACGATGTCGTTTCGCTTGAGTCGACGCAGCGCCATCTCCGGGCGATCCGTCTCGAGCCAGCGCGTCGCAAACGGCAGCGTCCGGAACTCCTCGGTGATCTGCTCGAGCGCGTCG is a window from the Natrinema sp. HArc-T2 genome containing:
- a CDS encoding PfkB family carbohydrate kinase, which produces MASVSVLVAGHVNWDVTLRVDRLPEPDGEASIRSQRQSGGGSAANVAAALAGLGVEAELIGSVGDDDHGLLARRELETAGVSLSGVRVIEDADTAVKYLLVDDDGEVAILGNDGVNEAVTPADLEPARIRATDHVHLTGQRPDTAAAIAQLADDAGISVSFDPGRRLADRDYDDALALADIVFVTDREATALLTDESPAPMVDDRIIVVTCGADGAEAYTPDGSLAHSGFDVEPVDTAGAGDAFAAGFLSTWLEDGSVDRALAYGNACGSLTASRDGARSAPAAATVEDVLTQ
- a CDS encoding universal stress protein, whose product is MARPLLETIVVPIASEDDADETCQAILDTIDDEDEHPTIHAVHVIEKAGGAPDKAGVEQREERAARIFDRVGAFLADESVTLETELLYGTDVAATVLDRARELDATAIVFTPRGASRWLKLLSGDVERKLLSQADRPLVVLPRSDQET
- a CDS encoding winged helix-turn-helix transcriptional regulator; the encoded protein is MTDTRDKIHAHVQANAGVHFNELVRESAFAPGQVQYHIRRLLEDDRLVREEWYGRTHYYPPEYDAWERSALALFRRETAREIVTHLIEHEPAAPDDIADELGIARSTLEYHLDRLVEHEIVDKRYDEHNRVVLELANPDATGRLLTTVTPTVPDRLVDRFTRLVDELLSGTPESQ
- a CDS encoding HNH endonuclease encodes the protein MTSRDWIADREAVFDRDAFTCQQCGDDEPATLHPYPIGDVPLEDAVHESALVTVCEVCFNALEPSLAAASIESDALFHRVRDATRLQGETISDLAAFASLSTSLPATLESARDDGTEVDSDDAVSEYQHTRRDVLLAIALVDARLEELAALESAVDSDVRPSLLAFTETATALQSTLIEAVELSETVVSALERCHGCFAPLEEETCSTCGLEARETADWHDIGGSIAFDQLFATINETLQDAAETTDTLTDRTTALAAQLTT
- a CDS encoding tRNA (N(6)-L-threonylcarbamoyladenosine(37)-C(2))-methylthiotransferase; translated protein: MARYHIETYGCTSNRGESREIERRLRDAGHYRVDGPDEADVAILNTCTVVEKTERNMLRRAEELADETADLFITGCMALAQGEEFAQADIDGQVLHWDEVPEAVTNGECPTTTPDAEPILDGVVGILPIARGCMSDCSYCITKHATGKIDSPSIEENVEKARALIHAGAKEIRITGQDTGVYGWDEGERKLHRLLEEICAIDGDFRVRVGMANPKGVHGIREELAAVFAEHDELYDFLHAPVQSGSDDVLGDMRRQHQVEEYLEVVDTFDATLDYWTLSTDFIVGFPTETDHDHAQSMALLRETRPEKINVTRFSKRPGTDAADMKGLGGTVKKERSKEMSEVKRELVADAYANMVGKRREDCLVVEEGTADSVKCRDSAYRQIIIQNASEYGLEPGDFVDLGITAHETMYAFGTPV
- a CDS encoding HIT domain-containing protein, producing the protein MEQVFAPWRIEWIRRENKNTEIEDCVFCELPEQETDRENLIVARSDHAFVMLNNYPYNPGHTMVIPYAHTGEYAALEDEILLDHARLKQRTFDALEDALEPDGFNAGLNLGNGAGGSIDDHLHTHVVPRWQGDTNFMPVLSDTTVIVEALEATYEHVHEAFATQEGTTVPDADSAVVVESGEDK
- a CDS encoding nucleoside phosphorylase encodes the protein MTQPHLLVDEGELTDIALIPGDPGRVDRIADHCDEAETITENREYKIVNATYKGRELTICSTGIGCPSAAIAIEELAAVGVETFLRVGTTGALQSDIEIGDMVVATGAAKNEGTTKRYEAVEYPAVPDYEALSALVDAAEANDEDVHVGPIASDDAFYAETDEAVADWEDAGLLCVEMEAAAVFSLARRKGLRAGAICTVDGNLVEGTQKGTDTDDDELPDKAKNNVGRAIDITLEAATTL
- a CDS encoding amphi-Trp domain-containing protein produces the protein MTDTPDETDRPTDSDTGDRFSLERAGDRTDVAELFRELTAAVESGRPVTFSDDGQTVSITVPDRVVAGLEATSEPTADHPVAELALTLEWDDPDGSSVRVTDRDEDDATDAEPTDGDGRTSRFEVYEDAAGEWRWRLVHWNGNIIADSGEGYASRFNAERAARGVMRNAPTASIQRRD
- a CDS encoding HalOD1 output domain-containing protein; the protein is MTKGRVTESNGCSPRRRIQYERDADESPSIAAAMALAQYFGDDITATSTRLYDYIDPDALDSLFADTNRGKRRTAGTVEFEVDDALVTIRSDRIDVRPTR
- a CDS encoding AI-2E family transporter — its product is MNLSKGFLLVVVALFAYLSLLLVLPFSQYVLGAILVAYILSPIQTGLERRGGISPSIAAFALVAATVAGVVVPLVIVIALVASDARRLVENTETGSIGTTDLERYIEEQTGMSVDLTATLADSAQGIGSTVLEQSTAWFSALTHTAVGLGVAIFLLYYLLKDGDALLAWIRELTPLPDDVQDEFYRELDAVMWAVLVGHVLIAIIQGTLAGLGLVATGVPNAAFWTVVMIVLSLIPLIGSFLVWGPAVGFLFLTNEPVLAVGLLGYSTIIVGLSDDYLRPLLVDRYADLNPAVIILGVLGGVYAFGVMGLFYGPVVLGALIATLNVMNDHYNRLERTPGMQ
- a CDS encoding DUF547 domain-containing protein; the protein is MSTQLDPLSLSADLLYTVKTEGDADPLRERLATLERSHLDRALSGRKGKLAFWLNCYNAYAQLLLEEEADDDLFEGGLLDEWKFFARDQIPISGVWLSLNDIEHGLLRSSKLPWGMGYLPRLFPSSFERQFRLESCDPRIHFALSHGADHCPPIAVYSPRDVDEELDIAIEWFLEENVSYDHDAAKATVPRLFRQYRGDFGGTSGIVAFLREYNAVPVDSTPSLEYERIDWSADLDLELDGDVRR